Proteins from one Impatiens glandulifera chromosome 2, dImpGla2.1, whole genome shotgun sequence genomic window:
- the LOC124927401 gene encoding blue copper protein-like, with product MGKKSGFASILILVLCSIVPCLATVYTVGDSNGWGLGVDYTTWTSDKTFNVGDSLVFTYGGSHSVDEVKKSDYSSCSAANAITSDGSGSTTIELKKTGTHYFICGVSSHCSGGMKLSVDVNDASSTGNTTPPSTTTSPAPPTDDDGTTTTTPTPSTKVPNSSSSGSLLANPIVGAVVGLVIGWTQLLSR from the exons ATGGGTAAGAAGAGTGGATTTGCAAGCATTTTGATCCTTGTCTTGTGTTCTATTGTCCCTTGTTTGGCCACAGTCTACACTGTTGGGGACTCCAATGGATGGGGTCTTGGTGTTGATTACACCACTTGGACTAGTGACAAAACCTTCAATGTCGGCGACAGCCTCG TGTTCACATATGGAGGTAGCCATTCGGTAGATGAAGTGAAGAAAAGCGATTATAGTAGTTGCTCGGCCGCAAACGCAATTACAAGCGATGGATCGGGATCCACTACAATCGAACTGAAGAAGACCGGAACACATTACTTTATTTGCGGCGTTTCTAGCCATTGCAGTGGGGGTATGAAACTATCTGTTGACGTGAATGATGCTTCATCCACCGGTAATACAACTCCTCCTTCAACTACCACTTCCCCCGCTCCGCCAACCGACGACGATGGAACTACGACGACAACGCCCACACCCTCTACTAAGGTTCCTAATTCGTCTTCATCAGGGAGTTTGTTGGCGAATCCCATTGTTGGTGCGGTTGTTGGTTTGGTGATTGGGTGGACTCAACTTTTGAGCCGTTAA
- the LOC124927249 gene encoding uncharacterized protein LOC124927249, translating to MDISQEVDNYVKESIDYVLGLPVSTDTLETKLRSSEEARKILQGQYLHMQFKLKEKDEAVERVRAESSMNALALKRFVGENHKLATECANLLNQCKKLERECSLYDHDREALMDFGNEADERAKEAELRVHELEEQLTRLSEELQNRHQPDLQSIVDSYVNSSEVEESPLDSIMSSIVGKDETGTTAHAFLEANSESEACQTLLKLWNSSGVSPSTQKVLALAAQVKALEKDKEHLRINLNKAEEEVNAIIEENTVLDKENKKLLKQIRKERSLAGSDEKRTSGKLQGSKRKSSPTAQMINSPIGRIDFCDVDSPRKTLSPLQYKNDSPEFRSYKK from the exons ATGGATATTTCTCAAGAAGTTGATAATTACGTTAAAGAGTCAATTGATTACGTCCTTGGCCTTCCCGTTTCTACTGATACTCTAGAGACAAAGCTTAGATCATCCGAAGAAGCCCGTAAAATCTTACAGGGTCAGTACTTGCATATGCAGTTCAAAttgaaagagaaagatgaagcCGTTGAGCGTGTTAGG GCCGAGTCAAGTATGAATGCGTTAGCATTGAAGAGATTTGTTGGAGAAAATCATAAACTAGCAACGGAATGTGCAAATCTTTTGAATCAATGTAAGAAATTGGAGAGGGAATGTTCTCTATACGATCACGATAGAGAAGCACTAATGGATTTTGGAAATGAAGCCGATGAACGGGCAAAGGAGGCTGAGCTCCGTGTTCATGAATTGGAGGAGCAATTAACGAGATTATCAGAAGAGTTGCAGAATCGTCATCAACCTGATTTGCAGTCT ATCGTAGACTCATATGTAAATAGTTCAGAAGTGGAAGAATCTCCACTGGATTCAATAATGAGTAGTATTGTTGGCAAGGATGAAACTGGAACAACTGCACATGCGTTTTTGGAAGCAAATAGTGAATCAGAAGCATGCCAAACGTTATTAAAACTGTGGAACAG TTCTGGTGTGAGTCCTTCAACACAGAAAGTTCTGGCATTGGCAGCTCAAGTAAAGGCTCTGGAGAAAGATAAGGAACACCTCAGGATCAATCTTAATAAAGCGGAAGAGGAG GTGAATGCAATAATTGAAGAAAACACAGTTTTGGATAAGGAAAATAAAAAGTTGTTGAAGCAGATTCGTAAGGAAAGGAGTCTAGCTGGTTCTGATGAAAAACGTACATCTGGCAAG TTGCAGGGAAGTAAGCGGAAGTCTAGCCCAACTGCCCAGATGATTAACAGCCCTATTGGTAGGATTGATTTCTGTGATGTTGATTCACCGAGGAAAACTCTTTCACCATTGCAGTATAAGAACGACTCTCCTGAGTTCCGATCATACAAGAAGTAA